The proteins below come from a single Tenuifilum thalassicum genomic window:
- a CDS encoding bacteriocin, with protein MESLDDKKFCQLTSDEMKSIEGGWGWRVIKVGYVKLEGASEGTSIIRYQYYNIWGNPTDKYKELYD; from the coding sequence ATGGAAAGTTTAGATGATAAGAAGTTTTGTCAACTTACTTCCGATGAAATGAAATCAATTGAAGGAGGATGGGGTTGGCGTGTTATAAAAGTTGGATATGTGAAACTTGAAGGTGCAAGCGAAGGCACAAGTATCATCAGGTATCAATATTATAATATTTGGGGTAACCCCACAGATAAATATAAAGAACTTTACGATTAA
- a CDS encoding HTH domain-containing protein: MNIIESKRLIEYLDFLLRSGNAGTAPEIADKLGVSERTVRNYFEQLESIKVPLEYNPTLRTWKFSRPGRLVLCFIEDESKTQNTDTPNLPPP, encoded by the coding sequence ATGAATATTATTGAATCAAAACGACTTATCGAGTATCTCGATTTTCTTTTACGAAGCGGCAACGCAGGAACTGCACCCGAAATTGCCGATAAGCTTGGAGTGAGCGAACGCACCGTGCGCAACTATTTTGAACAGCTCGAGAGCATAAAAGTACCCTTGGAGTACAATCCTACGCTCCGTACTTGGAAGTTCTCCCGCCCCGGCAGGCTAGTTCTTTGTTTTATTGAGGACGAATCCAAAACACAAAATACCGACACGCCAAACTTACCCCCCCCATAA